A single genomic interval of Caballeronia sp. SL2Y3 harbors:
- a CDS encoding GlxA family transcriptional regulator, which yields MAKTIAILAVPGVQMLDVCGPLDVFAQANVETGRDEYDLKIVGMRAGQLRSSSGARLLPDEVVGDHFVAVHTLLVAGAPHASTMTISNTLREWLRTVAKRSKRFGSVCTGAFILAEAGLLDRKRITTHWSCIDELSRRYPTVTAEPDALYVRDGKLRTAAGVTAGLDLALALVEEDLGREIAMRVASQLVMFFKRPGGQLQFSRKGRAQPAGRSVLQDVQRLVAARPELDHSVASMAAHARLSPRHFARLFQAEVGVTPAVWVESARVAAARNLIETRGDAPKQLAAKCGFANADVLRRTFVKHVGVTPSEYRKRFMTLARADETADQISARSVRQPRP from the coding sequence ATGGCCAAGACAATCGCCATCCTTGCGGTGCCCGGCGTGCAGATGCTCGACGTATGCGGACCGCTCGACGTGTTCGCGCAAGCCAATGTCGAGACGGGGCGCGACGAGTACGACCTGAAGATCGTCGGCATGCGGGCCGGGCAGTTGAGAAGCTCGTCGGGCGCGCGGCTGCTGCCCGACGAGGTGGTCGGCGACCACTTTGTTGCGGTGCATACGCTGCTCGTCGCGGGCGCGCCTCACGCATCGACCATGACGATCTCGAACACGTTGCGCGAGTGGCTGAGGACCGTTGCGAAGCGATCGAAACGCTTCGGCTCCGTATGCACCGGCGCGTTCATTCTTGCCGAAGCGGGCTTGCTGGACAGGAAGCGCATCACGACTCACTGGTCTTGCATCGACGAGTTGTCGCGCCGCTATCCGACAGTGACCGCCGAGCCGGACGCGCTCTATGTGCGCGATGGCAAGCTGCGCACGGCCGCAGGCGTGACGGCGGGCCTCGATCTGGCGCTCGCGCTCGTCGAGGAAGATCTCGGACGGGAGATCGCGATGCGCGTCGCCAGTCAGCTCGTCATGTTCTTCAAGCGCCCCGGCGGACAGTTGCAGTTCAGCCGCAAGGGCCGGGCGCAGCCAGCGGGCCGCTCGGTCTTGCAGGACGTGCAGCGGCTCGTCGCGGCGCGGCCCGAGCTCGACCATAGCGTGGCCAGCATGGCAGCGCATGCCCGTTTGAGCCCGCGCCATTTCGCCCGGCTCTTTCAGGCAGAAGTGGGCGTGACCCCGGCGGTGTGGGTGGAATCGGCGCGCGTGGCGGCCGCGCGCAATCTCATCGAGACGCGCGGCGATGCGCCGAAACAGCTCGCGGCGAAATGCGGCTTCGCGAATGCGGACGTGTTGCGGCGCACCTTCGTCAAGCATGTTGGCGTGACGCCTTCGGAATACCGGAAGCGGTTCATGACCCTTGCACGCGCTGACGAGACAGCGGACCAGATCTCGGCTCGTTCGGTCAGGCAGCCGAGACCCTGA
- a CDS encoding HD domain-containing protein: MSTSANTVAIPDSRLARAITEFVRDTETELLFNHSSRVYCFGALAGERRGVKFDAELLYAGAMFHDMGLMPSHSSQTERFEVDGANAARDFLRQHGIAPADIDLVWTAIALHTTPGVPQHMHPVIALVTAGVEMDVLGLAYPEYSDAERTAVVNAYPRTEHFKEDIIQAFYDGIKHKPHTTFGNVKADVIADKEPRFRAGNFCSVIRNSAWRG; encoded by the coding sequence ATGAGCACTAGCGCGAATACGGTTGCCATTCCGGATAGCCGGCTTGCCCGGGCGATCACGGAGTTCGTCCGCGATACCGAGACGGAGTTGCTTTTCAATCATTCGAGCCGCGTGTATTGCTTCGGCGCGCTTGCCGGCGAGCGGCGCGGCGTGAAGTTCGATGCGGAACTGCTCTACGCCGGCGCCATGTTTCACGACATGGGCCTCATGCCTTCGCACAGCAGTCAGACGGAGCGTTTCGAAGTGGACGGCGCGAACGCCGCCCGCGACTTTCTGAGGCAGCATGGCATCGCCCCCGCCGATATCGACCTCGTGTGGACTGCCATCGCGCTGCATACGACGCCGGGCGTGCCGCAGCATATGCATCCGGTGATCGCGCTCGTGACCGCGGGAGTCGAGATGGACGTGCTCGGCCTCGCTTACCCGGAGTACAGCGACGCGGAAAGAACCGCTGTCGTGAATGCGTATCCGCGCACCGAGCACTTCAAGGAGGACATCATTCAGGCGTTCTACGACGGCATCAAACACAAACCTCACACGACGTTCGGGAACGTCAAGGCCGACGTCATCGCGGACAAGGAACCGCGCTTCCGGGCGGGCAACTTCTGCTCCGTTATCCGCAATTCGGCGTGGCGCGGCTAG
- a CDS encoding SDR family oxidoreductase, which translates to MNKLFDLNGRTALVTGSARGIGYALAEGFAAAGARVIVNGTKAETVDAAVNRLLAQGFDARGQAFDVTDEASVAAAFAAWDAQGIEVDIVVNNAGIQFRKPMIELALADWQRVIDTNLTSAFIVAKEAARRMIERKRGGKIINIGSLTSEGARATVAPYTAAKGGIKMLTRAMSAEWAPFDIQANAIGPGYILTDMNQALLDNPDFDRWVKSSNPSGRWGRPEELVGTAVYLGSSASSYVNGQIIYVDGGWLAVL; encoded by the coding sequence ATGAACAAGTTGTTCGATCTGAACGGCCGCACGGCGCTCGTCACGGGGTCGGCGCGCGGCATTGGCTATGCGCTCGCGGAGGGCTTCGCGGCGGCTGGCGCGCGCGTCATCGTCAACGGAACGAAAGCCGAGACCGTCGATGCCGCCGTGAACCGGCTGCTCGCGCAAGGCTTCGATGCACGCGGACAAGCCTTCGACGTTACCGACGAAGCGTCCGTTGCGGCCGCATTCGCGGCGTGGGACGCGCAAGGGATCGAAGTGGATATCGTCGTGAACAACGCGGGCATTCAGTTTCGCAAGCCGATGATCGAGCTCGCGCTCGCCGACTGGCAACGCGTGATCGACACCAATCTGACGAGCGCGTTCATCGTCGCGAAAGAAGCGGCGCGGCGCATGATCGAGCGCAAGCGCGGCGGCAAGATCATCAATATCGGCTCGTTGACGAGCGAAGGGGCGCGCGCGACGGTGGCGCCCTATACGGCTGCCAAGGGCGGCATCAAGATGCTCACGCGCGCCATGAGCGCCGAGTGGGCGCCGTTCGATATCCAGGCGAACGCGATTGGCCCCGGCTATATCCTGACCGATATGAATCAGGCGCTTCTCGACAACCCCGACTTCGACCGGTGGGTCAAGAGCAGCAACCCGTCAGGACGCTGGGGCAGGCCCGAAGAACTCGTCGGCACGGCGGTCTATCTCGGGTCGTCCGCATCGAGCTACGTGAACGGACAGATCATCTATGTCGACGGCGGCTGGCTCGCAGTGCTCTGA
- a CDS encoding hybrid sensor histidine kinase/response regulator: MNIDRDLPADAYRIVFRLLPSPCLLLSVDEGYTILDANEAYLRETVSDREHLVGRAVFDAFPDNPDDQKTQATKILGESLQRVIRLRRTDAMALQRYDVPDRSSDTGAFIVRYWSPINIPLLNPDGSVGSIIHRVENVTDFVMDVHSRTAAPQIAASNGGSNGGSNRGSKHVESESELIRRSRQLSNSNQELRRLSEEAFALAARLKDESIRKDEFLAMLGHELRNPLAGLASAFQLIDMTDSAEGVPQEIGSLINRQIGTLTRLVDDLLDASRVSRGTIQLHREPIDLRMVIETAAYSVRKEFEAKGHSLVIDLAPGDYAMNGDATRLQQVVANLLSNAVKFTDRGGNIRMRLSASHANEERRAVLIVEDNGRGIPARHLESIFELFAQVNTTLDRAEGGLGIGLNLARRLVELHDGTLVAQSEGEGRGSRFIVDLPLLMEAQRLVPAPEQLVFHGDQDVSILLVEDNEDVRAATAAMLESLGYTVATASDGTRGVDAMVAQTPMVAIVDIGLPGIDGFEVARRVKDLLGSKRPHLIALSGYSGPEVTERAIESGFDDVFVKPIDLGLLQRSIHSVMAKRHASELQEPSA, from the coding sequence ATGAACATCGACCGCGACTTGCCAGCCGACGCGTACCGGATCGTCTTCCGGCTGCTGCCGAGTCCTTGCCTGCTGCTCTCGGTCGACGAGGGCTACACGATCCTCGATGCCAACGAGGCGTACCTGCGCGAGACCGTCAGCGATCGCGAGCATCTGGTCGGCCGCGCGGTATTCGACGCATTCCCCGACAATCCCGACGACCAGAAGACGCAGGCGACGAAGATTCTCGGCGAGTCCCTGCAGCGTGTCATTCGGCTGCGCCGGACCGACGCGATGGCGTTGCAGCGTTACGACGTGCCGGACCGGTCGAGCGATACCGGCGCGTTCATCGTGCGCTACTGGAGTCCCATCAACATACCGCTTCTGAATCCGGATGGCTCCGTGGGATCCATCATTCATCGTGTCGAGAACGTCACGGACTTCGTGATGGACGTTCACAGCCGCACGGCGGCGCCGCAAATCGCGGCAAGCAATGGCGGAAGCAATGGCGGAAGCAATCGCGGAAGCAAGCACGTCGAAAGCGAATCGGAGCTGATCCGCCGAAGCCGGCAGCTATCGAATTCGAATCAGGAACTGCGCAGGCTGAGCGAGGAGGCGTTCGCGCTCGCTGCCCGGCTGAAGGACGAGAGCATCAGGAAGGACGAGTTTCTCGCGATGCTCGGTCATGAACTGCGCAATCCGCTGGCGGGACTGGCATCGGCGTTCCAGCTGATCGACATGACCGATTCGGCGGAAGGCGTGCCGCAGGAAATCGGCTCGCTGATCAATCGCCAGATCGGCACGCTCACGCGGCTGGTGGACGATCTGCTGGATGCGTCGCGTGTCTCGCGTGGCACCATCCAGCTGCACCGCGAGCCCATCGATCTGCGCATGGTCATCGAAACGGCCGCCTATTCGGTGCGAAAAGAGTTCGAGGCAAAGGGACATTCTCTCGTCATCGACCTCGCGCCGGGCGATTACGCGATGAACGGCGACGCGACGCGCTTGCAGCAAGTGGTCGCGAACCTGCTTTCGAACGCCGTGAAGTTCACGGACCGCGGCGGAAACATTCGCATGCGTCTGTCGGCGAGTCACGCGAACGAAGAACGCCGCGCCGTGCTGATCGTCGAGGACAACGGTCGCGGCATTCCCGCGCGCCATCTCGAGTCCATCTTCGAGCTGTTCGCGCAGGTCAACACCACGCTCGACCGCGCCGAAGGCGGCCTCGGCATCGGACTAAATCTCGCGCGCCGGCTCGTGGAATTGCACGACGGCACGCTCGTCGCGCAGTCCGAGGGCGAAGGCAGAGGCAGCCGGTTCATCGTCGATCTTCCGCTGCTGATGGAAGCGCAGCGGCTCGTTCCGGCGCCCGAGCAGCTGGTCTTTCACGGCGATCAGGACGTCTCCATTCTGCTCGTGGAAGACAACGAGGACGTGCGGGCGGCGACCGCCGCAATGCTGGAGTCGCTCGGATACACGGTCGCGACTGCGTCCGACGGTACGCGCGGCGTGGATGCGATGGTGGCCCAGACGCCGATGGTGGCCATCGTCGATATCGGCTTGCCCGGCATCGACGGATTCGAGGTGGCGCGGCGCGTGAAGGACCTGCTCGGAAGCAAGCGTCCGCATCTGATCGCGCTCAGCGGCTACAGCGGCCCCGAAGTGACCGAGCGCGCCATCGAAAGCGGCTTCGACGATGTTTTCGTCAAGCCGATCGATCTCGGATTGCTGCAGCGATCCATTCACAGTGTCATGGCGAAGCGCCATGCGAGCGAGCTACAGGAGCCGAGCGCGTGA
- a CDS encoding thioesterase family protein — protein sequence MIYRDTVRPEWVDYNGHLRDAFYMLIYSLAADAFMDDIGLGDTERRARHRTLYTLEAHVSYLRELKEGAAVRVDARVIAHDRKRIHLYLQMFEGESVEPASACEQMLMHIDTSGAPKAASFDEDIAANIAAQATIAATDAVYAGRVIGLP from the coding sequence ATGATTTATCGCGACACGGTGAGGCCCGAGTGGGTCGATTACAACGGGCATCTGCGCGATGCCTTCTACATGCTGATCTACAGTCTCGCAGCGGATGCTTTCATGGACGACATCGGCCTTGGCGACACCGAGCGGCGCGCGCGGCATCGCACGCTCTACACGCTGGAGGCGCATGTCAGCTACTTGCGCGAACTGAAGGAAGGCGCGGCCGTGCGCGTCGATGCGCGCGTCATCGCGCACGACAGGAAGCGCATACATCTGTATCTGCAGATGTTCGAGGGCGAGAGCGTCGAGCCTGCGTCCGCCTGCGAACAGATGCTGATGCATATCGACACGAGCGGCGCGCCGAAGGCCGCTTCGTTCGATGAAGACATCGCGGCGAACATTGCGGCACAGGCGACGATCGCCGCGACGGACGCGGTCTATGCGGGCAGGGTCATCGGCTTGCCTTGA
- a CDS encoding L-carnitine dehydrogenase — translation MQVKQFAALGVGVIGSGWVSRALAHGLDVTVWDPAPNAEAVVRANVSNAWPALERVGLAAGASQQRLRVVSSVEECVANADFIQESAPEREDLKLALHERVSRAAKPEAIIASSTSGLLPSDFYASAVRPERCVVGHPFNPVYLLPLVEVLGGGSTSEESIDAAMTFYASIGMRPLRVRAEVPGFIADRLLEALWREALHLVNEGVATTGEIDDAIRYGAGIRWSFMGTFLTYTLAGGEAGMRHFMQQFGPALELPWTKLVAPELTDELIDRVVDGTAKQTKGRSVKDLERYRDDCITSVIAAIAEAKARHGIED, via the coding sequence ATGCAAGTCAAGCAATTTGCCGCGCTGGGCGTGGGTGTCATTGGTAGTGGATGGGTTTCGCGCGCCCTCGCGCATGGTCTCGATGTCACCGTGTGGGACCCGGCACCGAACGCAGAAGCGGTGGTGCGCGCGAACGTCTCGAACGCATGGCCCGCGCTGGAGCGTGTCGGGCTGGCGGCGGGCGCCTCGCAGCAACGGCTGCGCGTGGTGTCGAGCGTGGAAGAGTGCGTCGCCAATGCGGACTTCATACAGGAGAGCGCGCCGGAGCGCGAAGACCTGAAGCTCGCGCTGCATGAACGCGTGAGCCGCGCGGCGAAACCCGAGGCGATTATCGCGTCGTCGACATCGGGACTGTTGCCGAGCGACTTCTATGCGAGTGCGGTTCGTCCCGAGCGATGCGTCGTCGGCCATCCGTTCAACCCGGTGTATCTGCTGCCGCTCGTCGAAGTGCTGGGCGGCGGCAGCACATCGGAAGAATCGATCGACGCCGCCATGACGTTCTATGCTTCCATCGGCATGCGGCCGTTACGCGTGCGCGCCGAGGTGCCTGGTTTCATCGCCGACAGACTGCTCGAAGCGTTATGGCGCGAGGCGCTGCATCTCGTGAATGAAGGCGTGGCGACGACAGGCGAGATCGACGACGCGATCCGCTATGGCGCGGGTATTCGCTGGTCGTTCATGGGAACGTTTCTGACCTACACGCTCGCGGGCGGCGAAGCGGGCATGCGGCATTTCATGCAGCAGTTCGGGCCGGCGCTGGAGCTGCCGTGGACGAAGCTCGTCGCGCCCGAGTTGACCGATGAACTCATCGACCGTGTAGTGGACGGCACCGCGAAGCAGACGAAGGGACGCAGCGTCAAGGATCTGGAGCGGTATCGCGACGACTGCATCACGAGCGTGATCGCGGCGATTGCAGAGGCGAAGGCGCGTCACGGCATCGAGGACTGA